One stretch of Streptomyces sp. NBC_00443 DNA includes these proteins:
- a CDS encoding VWA domain-containing protein: MVSLLGATAVFASLLAPAGQDPVPAADSEPAFPAVNYAVAVDESASLAPEDMKAEKAAAARIALGDVSSSSHVTVFGFAAAENADQRAVDPVCPRTALDAAGRETIGSCVGKLRSRKESEGTGTDLPSAIRQGVHDLTDGSDASQPRVLFLLTDGKMDVKDSPKYGDPSHRQAEGERQLELALKDAAAQNVQIWPLGFGPDPDKAQLDQIAAGGYQKGCVELPSATPKAHKVNGAKDVGPTLERIFAAAHCLRHEEGPSKRPPATLEIGISPLATVGSIVVDKGDPEVEISYIDPSGDKVPTSGTYKKSRFELAGGTGPVEALKIVDPLPGTWKVKAEAPEGHRSLPVAVSVLWQGELRGAITMDPPSPQAGEKVTVTMRLQTREGYEIKDPRDYEGLRVRSELTGDGFSPLALDLADGGKGTDPKASDGSFTGTVTIPKDADGALKVSATLTASGLSADTRSEGSTVAPGELPVTAALELPAAETHPGATVTGTLAVHNTTDTPHTLRLSVADLRSGLLTVKPAEITLKPGESGTREVHVEVAPVDVFGDRLGDDGLKLAGTVTAVDTTDGDRTLVRSPLSVRVVPEPGIWEKYWWAFVSAAVLIALAGAALVAWRQLRNRRKDPYGLMLQLVSEDGRVLNEHPAGHGNSKHWYEFAVVEAHRSPRIERRPHGQYAVQRSREGGAVLRTKGAGRTALTTGGQVQLTDTLSLALGEDTRPGRGNRRRPPTAGATVGAGSSTGPGDGGNDSAFTSYL, from the coding sequence ATGGTCTCGCTGCTGGGCGCCACCGCGGTGTTCGCGTCCCTGCTGGCGCCGGCCGGTCAGGATCCGGTGCCCGCGGCGGACTCCGAACCGGCGTTCCCGGCGGTCAACTACGCGGTGGCCGTGGACGAGTCGGCCAGCCTCGCGCCCGAGGACATGAAAGCCGAGAAGGCCGCCGCCGCGCGCATCGCGCTGGGCGACGTGTCCTCGTCCTCGCATGTCACGGTCTTCGGCTTCGCCGCGGCCGAGAACGCCGACCAGCGCGCGGTGGACCCGGTCTGCCCGCGCACCGCGCTGGACGCGGCGGGCCGCGAGACGATCGGCAGTTGCGTCGGCAAGCTGCGCAGCCGCAAGGAGAGCGAGGGCACCGGCACCGACCTCCCGAGCGCCATCCGGCAGGGCGTGCACGACCTGACCGACGGCTCCGACGCCTCCCAGCCCCGGGTGCTGTTCCTGCTGACCGACGGGAAGATGGACGTCAAGGACAGCCCCAAGTACGGCGATCCCTCGCACCGCCAGGCCGAGGGCGAACGGCAGTTGGAGCTGGCGCTGAAGGACGCCGCCGCACAGAACGTCCAGATCTGGCCCCTGGGCTTCGGCCCCGACCCGGACAAGGCGCAGCTCGACCAGATCGCCGCCGGCGGCTATCAGAAGGGCTGCGTCGAACTGCCCTCCGCCACCCCGAAGGCCCACAAGGTCAACGGGGCCAAGGACGTCGGCCCCACACTGGAGCGGATCTTCGCCGCGGCCCACTGCCTGCGCCACGAGGAGGGCCCCAGCAAACGGCCCCCGGCCACCCTGGAGATCGGCATCTCCCCGCTGGCGACCGTGGGCAGCATCGTCGTCGACAAGGGCGACCCCGAGGTCGAGATCAGCTACATCGACCCCAGCGGCGACAAGGTCCCCACCTCGGGGACGTACAAGAAGTCCCGCTTCGAGCTGGCCGGCGGCACCGGACCCGTCGAGGCGCTGAAGATCGTCGACCCGTTGCCCGGCACCTGGAAGGTGAAGGCCGAGGCGCCGGAGGGACATCGCTCGCTGCCCGTCGCCGTCAGCGTGCTGTGGCAGGGCGAACTGCGCGGCGCCATCACCATGGACCCGCCCTCGCCGCAGGCCGGCGAGAAGGTCACCGTGACCATGCGGCTGCAGACGCGTGAGGGCTACGAGATCAAGGACCCGCGCGACTACGAGGGGCTGCGCGTACGCAGCGAGTTGACCGGGGACGGCTTCTCCCCGCTGGCACTCGACCTCGCCGACGGCGGCAAGGGGACCGACCCGAAGGCGAGCGACGGCTCCTTCACCGGCACCGTGACGATCCCGAAGGACGCCGACGGGGCGCTGAAAGTGAGCGCCACCCTGACGGCCTCCGGGCTCAGCGCCGACACCCGCAGCGAGGGCAGCACGGTCGCGCCCGGCGAGCTGCCCGTCACCGCCGCGCTCGAACTGCCCGCCGCCGAGACCCACCCCGGCGCCACCGTCACCGGCACCCTCGCCGTCCACAACACCACCGACACCCCGCACACCCTGCGGCTGTCCGTGGCCGACCTCCGGTCCGGGCTGCTCACCGTCAAGCCCGCCGAGATCACGCTGAAGCCCGGCGAGTCCGGCACCCGCGAGGTGCACGTCGAGGTCGCTCCCGTGGACGTCTTCGGCGACCGCCTCGGCGACGACGGGCTGAAGCTCGCCGGCACCGTCACCGCTGTCGACACCACCGACGGCGACCGCACCCTCGTACGGTCACCGCTGTCGGTGCGGGTCGTGCCGGAGCCCGGGATCTGGGAGAAGTACTGGTGGGCGTTCGTGTCCGCCGCCGTCCTGATCGCCCTCGCCGGCGCGGCCCTGGTCGCCTGGCGGCAGCTGCGCAACCGGCGCAAGGACCCCTACGGCCTGATGCTGCAACTGGTGTCGGAGGACGGCCGCGTCCTCAACGAGCACCCGGCGGGCCACGGCAACAGCAAGCACTGGTACGAGTTCGCCGTCGTCGAAGCCCATCGCAGCCCGCGCATCGAGCGGCGCCCGCACGGCCAGTACGCCGTGCAGCGCAGCCGTGAGGGCGGAGCGGTGCTGCGCACCAAGGGCGCCGGCCGCACCGCGCTGACCACCGGCGGCCAGGTCCAGCTGACCGACACGCTGAGCCTCGCCCTGGGCGAGGACACCCGGCCGGGCCGCGGCAACCGCCGTCGGCCACCCACCGCGGGGGCCACCGTCGGCGCCGGCTCCTCGACCGGCCCCGGCGACGGCGGCAACGACAGCGCCTTCACCTCGTACCTGTGA
- a CDS encoding Crp/Fnr family transcriptional regulator has product MGLLGNELAFARALTAQERESVMALGSRKNFPADAHLLTEGDRSSHVVIIIRGWVTVSVVTDRGATRLILGLRGPGELLGEMAALDPHPRSATVRALGAIEAQVISGDAFRRFLALHPRVSGLVIRQLTFRLRSADQERSALASLTVLQRLASRLIELSGAEPAGPYTPSGSGPSSDPSASGPVVHLAQDELAATIGATREAVAKALRLLRTQHIVRTGNRMVEILDPALLALLADGHQE; this is encoded by the coding sequence ATGGGACTGCTCGGCAATGAGCTGGCGTTCGCTCGCGCTCTGACTGCTCAGGAGCGCGAGAGCGTCATGGCCCTCGGCAGCCGGAAAAACTTCCCGGCCGACGCCCACCTCCTGACGGAGGGCGACCGGTCCAGTCATGTCGTGATCATCATTCGGGGGTGGGTGACGGTGTCCGTGGTGACGGACCGTGGGGCCACCCGGCTCATACTCGGCCTGCGCGGCCCGGGTGAACTCCTCGGGGAGATGGCCGCGCTGGACCCGCATCCCCGCAGCGCCACCGTGCGCGCACTGGGCGCCATAGAGGCCCAGGTCATATCCGGGGATGCGTTTCGCCGTTTCCTCGCCCTGCATCCCAGGGTCAGCGGCCTGGTGATACGTCAGCTCACCTTCCGCCTGCGCAGCGCCGACCAGGAGCGGTCCGCGCTCGCCTCGCTCACCGTGCTCCAGCGCCTGGCCAGCCGGCTCATCGAACTCTCGGGAGCCGAACCCGCCGGCCCCTACACCCCCTCCGGATCGGGTCCTTCGAGTGACCCCTCGGCCTCCGGCCCCGTCGTGCACCTGGCCCAGGATGAGCTGGCCGCCACCATAGGCGCCACCCGGGAAGCCGTCGCCAAGGCCCTGCGCCTCCTGCGCACGCAGCACATCGTCCGTACCGGCAACCGGATGGTCGAGATCCTCGACCCCGCCCTGCTGGCCCTGCTCGCGGACGGTCATCAGGAGTAA
- a CDS encoding AAA family ATPase, whose protein sequence is MVFDVLPGPFRLLAERAAKDPANPYILIIDEINRANLAKVFGELYFLLEYREEPVTTQYSPHDPFHLPGNLFLIGTMNTADRSIALVDAAMRRRFAFRRLSPEQPPVRGLLDRWLRDRGLPGTPARLLDELNARLGDADRAIGPSYLMRRGVDRPEVLGLVWRTQILPLLEDQLYGTGVDVEKEYGLDSLRRALGS, encoded by the coding sequence GTGGTGTTCGACGTCCTGCCGGGTCCGTTCAGGCTGCTCGCCGAGCGTGCCGCCAAGGACCCGGCGAACCCGTACATCCTGATCATCGACGAGATCAACCGGGCCAACCTGGCCAAGGTCTTCGGCGAGCTGTACTTCCTGCTGGAGTACCGCGAGGAGCCGGTCACCACCCAGTACAGCCCGCACGACCCCTTCCACCTGCCGGGCAACCTCTTCCTCATCGGCACGATGAACACCGCCGACCGCTCGATCGCGCTCGTCGACGCGGCCATGCGGCGCCGTTTCGCCTTCCGCCGGCTCTCGCCCGAACAGCCCCCGGTCCGTGGCCTCCTGGACCGCTGGCTGCGCGACCGCGGCCTCCCCGGCACCCCCGCCCGGCTGCTGGACGAACTCAACGCGCGGCTGGGCGACGCCGACCGGGCCATCGGACCGTCGTACCTGATGAGACGGGGCGTGGACCGGCCCGAGGTGCTGGGCCTCGTCTGGCGCACCCAGATCCTGCCCCTGCTGGAGGACCAGCTGTACGGCACGGGAGTCGACGTGGAGAAGGAGTACGGCCTCGACTCCCTGCGTAGGGCACTCGGCTCGTGA
- a CDS encoding Pycsar system effector family protein: MLLSGTLALPAFLVGWHGTPRWDGFADVTLVLSGVLWAVAVSALVGALMPRTGTVRGRDEVTYFGDLVAARDLAELSARVAEAGRDPAAWLLVQAVDVSSILTAKYRAIRWGVASLAPSAALAVVWGLTAR; the protein is encoded by the coding sequence GTGCTGCTGTCGGGGACGCTCGCGCTGCCCGCGTTCCTGGTCGGCTGGCACGGCACCCCGAGGTGGGACGGGTTCGCCGACGTGACGCTGGTCCTCTCCGGGGTGCTCTGGGCTGTCGCGGTGTCCGCGCTGGTCGGGGCGCTGATGCCGCGCACCGGCACGGTCCGCGGCCGGGACGAGGTGACGTACTTCGGCGATCTGGTGGCCGCCCGCGACCTTGCGGAGCTGTCCGCCCGGGTCGCCGAGGCAGGGCGCGATCCGGCCGCATGGCTGCTCGTCCAGGCCGTGGACGTCAGCTCGATCCTCACCGCCAAGTACCGCGCCATCCGCTGGGGAGTGGCCTCGCTCGCCCCCTCGGCGGCACTGGCCGTGGTCTGGGGGCTGACCGCGCGCTGA
- a CDS encoding AAA family ATPase has translation MAGRPERAAGVVAAVQRIFRDGLLSGQSAIGRDLESWTAATASDLRARFVDQPDSSSDTFLVKLRRQLDGAPAATIALAAELLFVNMAPLVPEQIGIRKKLQILDEILSWADLDAAAIDVDLETSLAGFLHGGQGFLNYRWAQFQILVLLVERIAARPLPQREALLIAPWALRDECLDVQRSVGHKKGRAQIHVLLYTLFPDTFQPIASAYHKQEIVKAFTDELPQPSGDDDRDLLDLRRTLQEQTGERVDFYDEPWVRRWRAGTVEHEQRGWLVRGYNVDGRNFIPAWIEQGYCSVSWREAPQIPAGSTKQEVQRAVADAMPDASTQMRGQAAYQLHVFLTVMQPGDLVVTVTPDEVHVGTLQGPATYDPSDGLDNARRRRVSWATAGRPLNRAELPETVQARLPLPPTVYDISSVAAELAERAGLEDVVAEELVDVDVTKPLELPPVTQELATRLLMPLDWLRETAEQLYDQGQLVLHGPPGTGKTYLARALARHLAGPDRVELVQFHPPTPTRTSSRGSAPYGARAVRWCSTSCRVRSGCSPSVPPRTRRTRTS, from the coding sequence ATGGCAGGACGGCCGGAGCGTGCCGCCGGGGTTGTGGCCGCGGTACAGCGGATCTTCCGGGACGGGCTTCTGAGCGGGCAGTCGGCCATCGGGCGGGACCTGGAGTCGTGGACGGCGGCGACCGCCTCCGACCTGCGGGCCCGCTTCGTGGACCAGCCGGACTCGTCGTCGGACACGTTCCTCGTCAAGCTGCGGCGCCAGCTCGACGGTGCGCCCGCGGCCACGATCGCCCTCGCGGCCGAGCTGCTGTTCGTGAACATGGCCCCGCTGGTGCCCGAGCAGATCGGGATCAGGAAGAAGCTCCAGATCCTGGACGAGATCCTGTCCTGGGCCGACCTGGACGCGGCGGCGATCGACGTCGACCTGGAGACCTCGCTGGCGGGCTTCCTGCACGGCGGGCAGGGCTTCCTGAACTACCGGTGGGCGCAGTTCCAGATCCTGGTCCTGCTGGTGGAGCGGATCGCCGCGAGGCCCCTCCCGCAGCGCGAGGCGCTGCTGATCGCCCCGTGGGCACTGCGGGACGAGTGCCTCGACGTGCAGCGGTCGGTGGGACACAAGAAGGGCCGCGCCCAGATCCACGTCCTGCTGTACACGCTCTTCCCGGACACCTTCCAGCCGATCGCCAGCGCCTACCACAAGCAGGAGATCGTCAAGGCGTTCACGGACGAACTCCCGCAGCCGTCCGGAGACGACGACCGCGACCTGCTGGACCTGCGCAGGACCCTGCAGGAACAGACCGGCGAACGCGTCGACTTCTACGACGAGCCCTGGGTCCGCCGATGGCGCGCGGGCACCGTCGAGCACGAGCAGCGCGGCTGGCTCGTGCGCGGCTACAACGTCGACGGACGCAACTTCATCCCGGCCTGGATCGAGCAGGGCTACTGCTCGGTGTCCTGGCGCGAGGCACCGCAGATCCCCGCCGGCTCCACCAAGCAGGAGGTCCAGCGGGCGGTCGCCGACGCGATGCCGGACGCCAGCACCCAGATGCGCGGGCAGGCCGCCTACCAGCTGCACGTCTTCCTCACCGTCATGCAGCCCGGCGACCTCGTGGTCACCGTCACACCCGACGAGGTCCACGTCGGCACGCTCCAGGGCCCCGCGACGTACGACCCCTCCGACGGCCTCGACAACGCCCGCCGCCGACGCGTGAGCTGGGCGACGGCCGGGCGGCCCCTCAACCGCGCGGAGCTGCCCGAAACGGTGCAGGCCCGGCTCCCGCTGCCGCCCACGGTGTACGACATCAGCAGCGTGGCCGCCGAGCTGGCGGAACGCGCGGGCCTGGAGGACGTCGTGGCCGAGGAGCTCGTCGACGTCGACGTCACCAAGCCGCTCGAACTGCCACCCGTCACCCAGGAACTCGCCACACGGCTGCTGATGCCGCTCGACTGGCTGCGGGAGACGGCCGAACAGCTCTACGACCAGGGCCAGCTCGTCCTGCACGGCCCGCCCGGCACCGGCAAGACCTACCTCGCCCGCGCCCTCGCCCGGCACCTGGCCGGCCCCGACCGGGTGGAACTCGTGCAGTTCCACCCTCCTACACCTACGAGGACTTCTTCGAGGGGTTCCGCCCCGTACGGGGCGAGGGCGGTTCGGTGGTGTTCGACGTCCTGCCGGGTCCGTTCAGGCTGCTCGCCGAGCGTGCCGCCAAGGACCCGGCGAACCCGTACATCCTGA
- a CDS encoding McrC family protein, whose protein sequence is MTHLDLEIRETGPGTVQDLTADQVAGLIRVPGLLRLTPAAGDRWRLTGNQKVGLVRLRTPAGEAIRLHLRPKLAVSDLLFLLTYSPTDPWQPDEVTAAASNDLLPALADLLARTARRTLDAGVLHGYRTVEEELPLLRGRIRTADQLRRVGMPLPVAVRYDDHTPDIAENRILLAALHLATRLPGVPDRTTLTLRHLADHLSGVQPLHPGAPLPPWTPTRLNSRYRHALRLAELLLSARSVRPDGEATVTVDGFLLDMAKVFERFLEGTLRAALSSQGIRCAAQEGHHRLDEAGQVRFRPDLVLYRSGRPISVVDAKYAHLDTTPRTEHMFQLLAYCTALGLHQGHLVYAAASQGFPSAPAHHTVRRAGITVTTHTVDLAQPPRPSSGRSRNWQHAW, encoded by the coding sequence GTGACCCACCTGGACCTGGAGATACGGGAGACCGGCCCCGGCACCGTCCAGGACCTGACCGCCGACCAGGTCGCGGGCCTCATCCGCGTGCCGGGGCTGCTGCGGCTGACCCCGGCGGCGGGCGACCGCTGGCGGCTGACCGGCAATCAGAAGGTCGGCCTCGTCCGGCTGCGCACCCCGGCCGGCGAGGCGATCCGGCTCCACCTACGCCCCAAACTGGCCGTCAGCGACCTGCTGTTCCTGCTCACCTACTCCCCGACCGACCCCTGGCAGCCGGACGAGGTCACGGCCGCCGCCTCGAACGACCTGCTGCCGGCCCTGGCGGACCTGCTCGCCCGCACCGCACGCCGCACCCTGGACGCCGGAGTGCTGCACGGCTACCGCACGGTCGAGGAAGAACTGCCCCTGCTGCGAGGCCGGATCCGTACCGCCGACCAACTGCGCCGCGTGGGCATGCCGCTCCCGGTAGCCGTCCGCTACGACGACCACACCCCCGACATCGCCGAGAACCGCATCCTGCTCGCCGCCCTGCACCTCGCCACCCGACTCCCGGGCGTCCCCGACCGCACCACCCTCACCCTGCGCCACCTCGCCGACCACCTCAGCGGCGTCCAGCCACTGCACCCCGGCGCACCACTGCCGCCCTGGACCCCGACCCGCCTCAACTCCCGCTACCGGCACGCGCTACGCCTGGCGGAGCTGCTGCTGTCGGCACGTTCCGTACGACCGGACGGCGAGGCGACCGTGACGGTGGACGGCTTCCTGCTCGACATGGCGAAGGTCTTCGAGCGCTTCCTGGAGGGCACACTGCGCGCGGCTCTCTCCTCGCAGGGCATCCGATGCGCCGCCCAGGAGGGCCACCACCGCCTGGACGAGGCCGGGCAGGTGCGCTTCCGGCCGGACCTGGTGCTGTACCGCTCCGGCCGCCCCATCTCGGTCGTGGACGCGAAGTACGCCCACCTCGACACCACACCCCGCACGGAGCACATGTTCCAACTGCTCGCCTACTGCACGGCACTCGGCCTCCATCAGGGCCACCTGGTGTACGCGGCCGCGTCCCAGGGCTTCCCGAGCGCCCCCGCCCACCACACCGTCCGCCGAGCCGGTATCACGGTCACGACCCACACCGTCGACCTGGCCCAACCCCCGCGGCCCTCCTCAGGACGGTCACGGAACTGGCAGCACGCATGGTGA
- a CDS encoding tubulin-like doman-containing protein, whose protein sequence is MKIFQPMLFVGLGGTGGLVGAELERRLRAELCGPDGMALSRQSGHAPFQLPDCLQFVYADYSESDLHRLPQFNVDQSLRAAYARTSRATHNLLPNFDASPEVTKMLRAVLRDEVGDWLPPRIDEPKVTPLHAGAGQLPTVGRAALFATLRHSLAPVLEPLLQAIDSMARAAGELSELGGGKVNGCDVFVAFSVAGGTGAGIFLDYLHLINHAFQMRRFDGVKIYPLVVMPSSFSAATGGGREAELNAARALVDLFRLVDTQNAPSEGAEIGDLDHEVGLGIRYPGMMPIRLRTGILPTAFLFSPTAGIRADDLRRSIVSLVMSLIGTELGDGRAQGRKQASDDDFTTFAASFINRGVQRSAVSPTGIGRQGVSTSLVASMTAPMDQLADLVAGRLLRLAVTDLVARPRAALRDGAVPMIRELFADSHLEELWERRQLPVPEPDPLPRGGKNIEQALGERVADMQRLLSDLRAEADRAATAMADRFAPRPAIDKLLQSVDPFLAERVVRGVPDSDEPIARLGFLGMLDNRARTPQRPPGVKEQPPKIPRIKGQLGGLAPARWGDDDVQAAIQEQDAWYQWRCRTVWHEAWREQQQHWQPHADAAGADIVRLVNAFRTHSDQERKTAEQKGRELYEDRTGISYLLPPQRTLNHFYEDVVTRLIRREGLRENDDEAALLLKLVDGDTWRQVHTLSRRDPEGSVARVKGQLEARIARLFAESGAHLEERPLLPSMGMLLAAAAGDADATEQVSKEALDLFGRKLAGLLPVGFTPEGTGLLRVLVTHPRVQAVEEVQEYLGKTLRLPTDAKNSVEYRGVESDSVTVVLFRSEMSLTQVPEARKVLRQWARAKDSEQAQDVLRWRQRLGFRDSWMVSSEEDRRVIMHRLLCCMWNGQVDVVDGDPASPERVRLRLFPEKGAQVPGVRLRLGDYPGGVSSWAELLRAYERWTVLDDERTVEDYCRELMGAQPSGLARTGSEPHPLFTDLVEKIAPRQLELLADRREQGGERVEGWVRPLWEFWAETLPAALDTEFGDQRAVQPTLRTLLEHVRGGTSTRPRTPDGLAEPRRRPQDDDFGTAPVDSFDSLGTHRRDQGDRDENADARGSRGGGRYGDQDGPYGGERGDSRHEGYDDYDRPGSGRRREEPGEERDFWGEPRDGDGDGDGDGDGDGGGGGGGGRRGARGDFDETGGDDRRDDEDRDGPGARRRERGEEYGSRTTARDRDDLPPAPWDDDSARRGGSWDGDVL, encoded by the coding sequence ATGAAGATCTTCCAGCCGATGCTCTTCGTCGGCCTGGGCGGCACCGGGGGACTGGTCGGCGCCGAACTGGAACGCAGACTGCGCGCCGAACTGTGCGGCCCCGACGGCATGGCGCTGAGCCGGCAGAGCGGCCACGCCCCCTTCCAACTGCCCGACTGCCTGCAGTTCGTGTACGCGGACTACAGCGAGAGCGACCTGCACCGGCTGCCGCAGTTCAATGTGGACCAGTCCCTGCGGGCGGCGTACGCCCGGACCTCCCGGGCCACCCACAACCTGCTGCCGAACTTCGACGCCTCACCCGAAGTCACCAAGATGCTCCGGGCCGTTCTGCGCGACGAGGTCGGCGACTGGCTGCCGCCGCGCATCGACGAACCGAAGGTCACCCCGCTGCACGCGGGCGCGGGCCAGCTGCCCACTGTCGGCCGCGCCGCCCTGTTCGCCACCCTGAGGCACAGCCTGGCCCCCGTCCTGGAGCCGCTGCTGCAGGCGATCGACTCGATGGCCAGGGCGGCGGGCGAGCTGAGCGAGCTCGGCGGCGGCAAGGTCAACGGCTGCGACGTCTTCGTGGCCTTCTCGGTGGCCGGCGGCACCGGCGCCGGGATCTTCCTGGACTATCTGCACCTGATCAACCACGCCTTCCAGATGCGCCGCTTCGACGGCGTGAAGATCTACCCGCTGGTCGTGATGCCCTCGTCGTTCTCCGCCGCCACCGGTGGCGGAAGAGAGGCCGAACTCAACGCGGCCCGCGCGCTGGTCGACCTGTTCCGGCTGGTCGACACGCAGAACGCGCCGTCGGAGGGCGCCGAGATCGGCGATCTCGACCACGAGGTCGGCCTCGGCATCCGCTACCCGGGCATGATGCCGATCCGGCTGCGCACCGGCATCCTGCCCACGGCGTTCCTGTTCAGCCCGACCGCCGGCATCCGCGCCGACGACCTGCGCCGCTCCATCGTCTCCCTGGTGATGTCGCTGATCGGCACCGAACTGGGCGACGGCCGCGCGCAGGGCCGCAAGCAGGCCTCCGACGACGACTTCACGACCTTCGCCGCGAGCTTCATCAACCGGGGCGTGCAGCGCAGCGCCGTGTCCCCGACCGGCATCGGCCGGCAGGGCGTCTCCACCAGCCTGGTGGCGTCCATGACCGCGCCGATGGACCAGCTCGCCGATCTGGTGGCCGGGCGGCTGCTGCGGCTCGCGGTCACCGACCTCGTGGCGCGGCCACGGGCCGCCCTGCGGGACGGGGCGGTGCCGATGATCCGGGAGCTGTTCGCCGACTCCCACCTCGAAGAGCTCTGGGAGCGAAGGCAGTTGCCGGTGCCCGAGCCCGATCCGCTGCCCCGCGGCGGCAAGAACATCGAGCAGGCGCTGGGCGAGCGCGTCGCGGACATGCAGCGGCTGCTGTCCGACCTGCGGGCCGAGGCCGACCGCGCGGCCACCGCCATGGCCGACCGGTTCGCGCCGCGCCCCGCCATCGACAAACTGCTGCAGAGCGTGGACCCCTTCCTCGCCGAACGCGTCGTCAGGGGCGTCCCCGATAGCGACGAGCCGATCGCCCGGCTCGGCTTCCTCGGCATGCTGGACAACCGCGCCCGCACCCCGCAGCGCCCGCCCGGCGTGAAGGAGCAGCCGCCCAAGATCCCCCGGATCAAGGGCCAGTTGGGCGGTCTGGCACCGGCCCGCTGGGGTGACGACGACGTCCAGGCGGCCATCCAGGAACAGGACGCCTGGTACCAGTGGCGCTGCCGCACGGTGTGGCACGAGGCCTGGCGGGAGCAGCAACAGCACTGGCAGCCCCACGCGGACGCGGCCGGCGCCGACATCGTGCGCCTGGTGAACGCCTTCCGCACGCACAGCGACCAGGAGCGCAAGACCGCCGAGCAGAAGGGCCGCGAACTGTACGAGGACCGCACCGGGATCTCGTATCTGCTGCCGCCGCAGCGCACCCTGAACCACTTCTACGAGGACGTCGTCACCCGGTTGATCCGCCGCGAGGGGCTGCGGGAGAACGACGACGAGGCCGCGCTGCTGCTCAAGCTGGTCGACGGCGACACCTGGCGTCAGGTCCACACGCTCAGCCGGCGCGACCCGGAGGGCTCGGTTGCGCGGGTCAAGGGGCAGCTGGAGGCCCGGATCGCCCGGCTGTTCGCCGAGAGCGGCGCGCACCTGGAGGAGCGGCCGCTGCTGCCGTCGATGGGCATGCTGCTGGCCGCCGCGGCGGGCGACGCGGACGCCACCGAACAGGTCAGCAAGGAGGCCCTCGACCTCTTCGGCCGCAAGCTCGCCGGATTGCTGCCGGTCGGGTTCACCCCGGAAGGCACAGGCCTGCTGCGGGTGCTGGTGACCCATCCGCGGGTGCAGGCCGTGGAAGAGGTGCAGGAATACCTTGGCAAGACACTGCGGCTGCCCACGGACGCGAAGAACTCCGTGGAGTACCGGGGCGTGGAGAGCGACTCCGTCACCGTGGTCCTCTTCCGCAGCGAGATGAGCCTCACCCAGGTGCCCGAGGCCCGCAAGGTGCTGCGCCAGTGGGCCCGCGCGAAGGACTCCGAGCAGGCCCAGGACGTCCTGCGGTGGCGGCAGCGGCTCGGCTTCCGGGACAGCTGGATGGTGAGCAGCGAGGAGGACCGGCGCGTCATCATGCACCGGCTGCTGTGCTGCATGTGGAACGGCCAGGTCGACGTGGTGGACGGCGACCCCGCGTCGCCGGAGCGGGTACGGCTGCGGCTGTTCCCCGAGAAGGGCGCCCAGGTCCCCGGCGTGCGGCTGCGGCTCGGGGACTACCCCGGCGGTGTGTCCAGCTGGGCCGAACTGCTGCGCGCGTACGAACGCTGGACGGTCCTCGACGACGAGCGGACCGTCGAGGACTACTGCCGTGAGCTGATGGGGGCCCAGCCGTCGGGCCTCGCCCGGACCGGCAGCGAACCGCACCCCCTCTTCACCGACCTCGTGGAGAAGATCGCCCCGCGCCAGCTGGAGCTGCTCGCGGACCGCCGCGAACAGGGCGGCGAGCGGGTCGAGGGCTGGGTGCGGCCGCTGTGGGAGTTCTGGGCGGAGACCCTCCCGGCCGCCCTGGACACCGAGTTCGGCGACCAGCGTGCCGTCCAGCCGACCCTGCGCACCCTGCTGGAACACGTCCGAGGCGGCACCTCGACCCGCCCCCGCACCCCGGACGGCCTCGCGGAACCCCGCCGCCGTCCCCAGGACGACGACTTCGGCACCGCCCCGGTCGACTCCTTCGACTCCCTCGGCACCCATCGACGCGATCAGGGCGACCGGGATGAGAACGCCGACGCGCGGGGCTCGCGGGGTGGGGGCCGGTACGGCGACCAGGACGGGCCGTACGGCGGTGAACGCGGCGACAGCCGTCATGAGGGCTACGACGACTACGACCGGCCCGGCAGCGGGCGCCGTCGTGAAGAACCGGGCGAGGAGCGGGACTTCTGGGGTGAGCCTCGTGACGGTGACGGTGACGGTGACGGTGACGGTGACGGTGACGGGGGCGGGGGCGGCGGCGGGGGTCGTCGCGGCGCACGCGGCGACTTCGACGAGACCGGCGGCGACGACCGGCGGGACGACGAGGACCGTGACGGACCGGGCGCCCGGCGGCGCGAGCGTGGTGAGGAGTACGGCTCCCGGACCACTGCCCGGGACCGTGACGACCTGCCTCCGGCGCCGTGGGACGACGACTCCGCCCGGCGCGGCGGCTCCTGGGACGGTGACGTGCTGTGA